The window CATCACCAAGAAGCAATGGGGCGCGTTCACGGGAACGGAGCTCGATCTGCAGCTGCGCCGCCGTGGCATCCGAACCATTGTGCTTGGCGGCATCGCCACCAATTTCGGCGTGGAATCGACCGCGCGCCATGCCTGGGAACTGGGCTACGAGGTCGTGCTGGCCGAAAATGCCTGCGCCAGCACCTCGCACAAACTCCACGACATGGCCGTGGGCGTGATCTTCCCCCGGATTGCCCGCGTGGTGCAGGCCGCCGACATTGGTCTGGTGGCGTGAGGGAGCGACGTTGATGGAGGCGGTCGCGAAGCGCCTTTTCGATTCGATTTTGCCGCGATGGGGCCTCATGCTGGTCTTGTCGGCATTGCTCGCCGTTGGCCTGGAATACGCCGGCTTGCCCGCGGCACTGCTGATCGGGCCGCTGCTTGCGGCGGTTGTCGTCGCAGTGACGGCCGGTCCGGTCGAGATCCCGGCGCCGTCCTTCCTGTTCGCGCAGGGAATCATCGGTCTGATGATGGCGCACAGCGTTCCCGTGTCCATTGCCGGCGAGATGGCCAGGGACTGGCCGCTGTTCGTGGCAGGCGTGCTGTCGGTGATGGTGGTGGCCGCCGCGCTCGGCTGGATGTTGGCGCGCTGGCACGTGCTGCCCGGCACCACCGCGATCTGGGGCTCGTCTCCCGGCGCCGCGACCGCGATGATGATCATGGCCGAGGCGCACGGCGCCGACATTCGTCTGGTCGCCTTCATGCAGTATCTGCGCGTGGTCTGCGTCGCGCTGGTTGCTTCCGTCGTCGCCCGCTTCTGGGTGGGAAGCACCGGCGACGCGCGGCCGCAGATCGACTGGTTTCCGGCGGTGGCGTGGCTGCCGGTGCTCGAGACGCTGCTGGTGATCGGGGCGGGGGTGTTGCTGGCGCGGGTGCTGCGTTTGTCCGCGGGCGCGCTGCTGTTGCCGTTGATCCTGGGCCTGGTTCTGCAGCATCTCGGATGGGTCACGATCACGCTGCCACCCTGGCTGCTCGCGATCGCCTATGCGCTGGTCGGCTGGAGCATCGGGCTGCGCTTCACCCGGCCGATTCTCGTCCATGTCGCGCGGGCGTTGCCCCGCGTGCTGGCCTCCACCTTGGCGCTGATTGCGATCTGCGGCCTGCTGGCTGCGTGTCTCGTTGTCGTCGCCGGCATCGATCCGCTGACCGCCTATCTCGCGACAAGCCCCGGCGGCGCGGATTCGGTGGCCATCATTGCCGCGTCGAGCAAGGTCGACATGCCCTTTGTCATGGCAATGCAGACCATGCGCCTGTTTCTGGTGCTGGTGACCGGCCCGAGCGTGGCCCGCTTCATCGCCGGCCGGGTCTCGGCGCGGGATCGGGCGCAAGAGCGAGCCGAAGAACGGTAGGCCGTCGTGCGTCTTTTGCGCGGCGAGCAACTCCTCCACCTCGAACAGCTGCTCCTTACCGAAAAACATCTCGTCGCCGACCGATTGCGAGCGCGACCGCTTGCAATCGTTGGTCAAAATCTATATTTTGTTCAACAAGGAGTCTCGCCATGTTGAAGACGCGCCCAGACGCGCCCGCCACGCCAGCGCAGCCGAACAACCTCCGGCGCCGTGCTGTCATGGAGACAGCGCGCCAACTTGGCTTGCTCGGTGGCGAGAACAGCCGCATCGGCGGCCGCATTCGCCGGGATCTGTTGGCGGCAGCGAAGAAGAAGTCGGGTATCGCCTCCGATACCGAGTTGCTCGAATACGCGTTGGCGAAGGTCGCGATCGAGGACGACTTCGGCACGAAGCTCGTCCGGCGCAAGGGTCGGATCGCACAAGACGTCGATCTTGAGTTTTGATCTCGCCAGAGCACTGCGGCGGATCAAGCCGCAGCGCATGGCGGAGGCAGTCCGCCGGCGACCATTTGAAGCGCTGCCTGCTGTACAATCACCCGTCGCGGCGGGAGCGGAGCTGCTGCTCGACACTTGTGTCTATATCGACGTCCTGCAGGGCCGCACGCCAGCGAGGATGGATGAATTGCTCCAAGTGCGGATCATCAACCACTCGACGATCTGCCTCAGCGAGATGACGCATCTCTTTGGCCGCCTGGACCCGGCGCATGCCGGCACTAAAGGCGTGTTGCGCGAGATCCGACATGCGATCGAGGACATGCCCGATCATCGTCTCTCATCGCCATCTGAGGCGGCGATGGGCGAAGCCGGCATGCTGGCGGGCCTCGTGTCCCGCCTGCTCGGCATGGGTCGCTCCGAGCGGCCGCTGCTGTTGAACGATGCCAGCCTCTATCTTCAGGCGCTTGAGCGCGGCTGGACGGTCCTCACGCGAAATGTTCGGGACTTCGATTGTTTCGACCAACTTCTTCCCGCGAACAAGGTCCTCTTCTATCAACAAGGATCCTGATCAGCAGGTTCGATCCGTCGACGGCAATTGCCGTGCGCGGGCTGTCGGCTTCGATGAGGGTGAAACGGCGTCGCGATCAAAGGCGGACTAGTGCCCCGCATCCGAAGTTCATGATGCATCGCAGCGTTAATCCGCGGCTCCATGCCGGCGCTCAGGCATCGCGTCCGGATGCCCGTGAGGGAGGCCTAAAAATCGGCCGGCGAAATCAGCGGCCCTTCCCCGCCCCCAGCAGCTCCTCCACGTCGCGCAGCTGCTCCTTGCCGAAAAACATCTCGTCGCCGACAAAGAATGTCGGGGAGCCGAAAGCGCCGCGGGCGACCGCGGTCTGCGAATTCTCCATCAGCCGGTTCTTGACGTCGTCGTCCTTGGTGCGGGTAAACAGTCTCGCGGCATCGAGGCCCGACTCCGTCATGGCTTTCACCGCCACCTCGAGATCATCCATCTTCTTCGGCTCGTTCCACATGTGGTGATAGGCGGCCTCGACATAACGATCGAGCACGCCGTCGAATTGCGCGGCGACCGCGCCGCGCATCAGCAGCAGCGTATTGACCGGAAAGAACGGATTCATGGTGTAGGGTTTCAGGCCGTAATGGGTCAGGAAGCGGCGGGTTTCCACCGCGTGGAATTCCAGCTTGTTCTTGACACCGGCGAAGGCCTCCATCGGCGAGCGGTTGTTGGTCATCTTGAACACGCCGCCGAGCAGGATCGGAACGTACTCGAACTTCACCCCGGTGCGCTGCTCGATCTGCGGAATCACCAGATGGCTGAGATAGGCATTCGGGCTGCCGAAATCGAACAGGAACTGGGGATTGGCCGCGGCCATGGTTTCACTCCACATGTGTTATGGCGGGCCTGATCCGCAGAACAACCGCCTCGCGTCAGGCAGCATTAAAGCAAATCATTCTTCCGCGGCAACCCCGTCTCGGGATTGCGGCTGTCGGCCACCCGGATGCGGTGCTAGGGATCAAGGCCTTTGCTGATGACTGGGAGGGGCGATGATCGATCGAACGACGCTGTTGACATACCTCATTGTGCTGGCGGGTTTTGTCGTAATTCCTGGCCCCGCGGTGTTGCTGACGCTCGCCCGTGCGTCCGGCGCGGGTGTCCGGACCGGACTCGCAACCTGCCTGGGCATTGCAATCGGCGATCTCATTCACACTGCGGCCGTGGTTATTGGGCTGTCGGCGGTGGTGATGACCTCGGCGCTTCTGTTCACCATCATCAAATACGCCGGAGCGGCCTATCTGGTGTATCTCGGCATCAGGGCGATGCTGGAGCGATCCTCAGCGGCAGCGCTGATCGCGTCCGCCGTGATCGAGGCACGGGTGGCCCTGCGTCAGGCTATCCTGATCGAGGTGCTGAACCCGAAATCGGCGATGTTCTTCCTGGCTTTCCTGCCGCAGTTCGTCCATCCGGAGAACGGTGCGGTGTCCCTGCAACTGGTGGTGCTCGGAGTTCTGTTCGTGCTGATGGGGCTGATGAGCACGACCATGGTCGCGGTCTGCGCTGGCCGCCTGAGCGGCCTGTTGCGCAGACACCCCGCCGTGATGCGCTGGCAAGGCAAGGCGATCGGGACGATCTACTGTGCGCTGGGCCTCCGGCTGGCGCTGCAGGAGCGGTAGGCTTTCTCCGTCATGCCCGCTTGTCGTGGGCATGACGGAGTGAGGATGATACGTTCTCCCTACACCAGCCGCTGGATCGGACGCTTGCGCCAGATCAGCAGATAGAAGCTCGCCTGCAGCACCAGCATGGCGCAGAAGGTGATGGGATAGGCGATCCACACACCGTCGAGGCCGATGATCCGGCTCAGGATCTGCGCCGAGGGAACCTCGATCGCCGCGATGGCGAAGATCGACAGTCCCGTCGGCACGAGCACCGTGCCGCTGGCGCGCATCACGGCTGAAAACACGCCGGCCATGCCGAACACCACCGAACTCCACAACACCAGATGCAGCGATCGTTGCGCCAGATCGATCACCGGCGGGCTGGTGATGAAAAAGCCCATGATGATGCGCGACAGCGCGTAACCCAGCACCGCCAGGCCGCCGGTGAGGATCAGATTGAGAACGATGCCGGTGCGGGTGATGGTATCGATCCGGTCCAACTCGCCGCGGCCGATCGCCTGCGCCGCAAAGATCGAAGCGGTGATGGCGATCGAGATTGCCGGGAATTGCACATAGCTGATCACCTGGTTGATCGCGCCATAAGCCGCCGTCGCATCCGACCCGTAGCCATTGACCAGGCCGAGCAGCACGATCTCGGCCAATGCCATCGAGGCGATCTGTACGGCGGTCGGGATGCCAAGCCGCAGGATGGTCGGCAGCAGCGACGTTTCGATCCGCATGCCTTGCAGAAACGCCGCGTCCGGCGCCAGCGGGTGGTTTTTCGCGCGCAGATAGAAGCCGTACCAGATCAGCGTGCCCAGGGACGCGACCACCGAGGCGACCGCGGCGCTGGAAACGCCCAGCCGTGGCAGGCCGAACCAGCCGAGGATCAATGCGGGCGTGACCACGAGCCCGATGATGGTGGAGACGCCAAGCGCAATCAGCGGCGTCACGGTGTCGCCGACGCCGCGGGTGAGGCTGGTCGCCAGGATGAAGGCGAACGTCACCGGCATCGTGACCATCATGATCCGGGCATAGGCTGTCGCCTCCGCCAGGATATCCGGCGGCGTCGCCAGCAGCGTCATCAGCTGCGGCGTGAACAAGGCGCCAAAAATCGCAATCAGGACGCCGCCGATCAGTGCGACGCTGAACGCGGTGCCGGCGACGGTCTTGACCTTGTCGCGCAAGCCGGCACCCCAGGCCTGGCCGATCAGGATCGAGGAGCCCGCGCCGAGCCCGATGATGAAGGAGATCAGGAAGAACAGGATCGGAAAGAACACCGATACCGCGGCAAGCGCGTTCACCCCGATCATCTGTCCCAGGTAGACGTTGTTGAGAGTGCCGAACAGCGCCTGCAGGATGTTGCTCAGCATCATCGGCAGCAAAAAAGCGAGATACGTCCTCCAGAGAGGCACGGGATAGGCGGTCATGACTTACGTCCTTCGAATCCTGGCGCGTTAACCGAGCGTGTCGTGAATTTGGTCCGGACCGTCACAGCCGGCGCGCCAACAAAAAGGCCCGGCGTGAAGCCGGGCCTGAGCGATCTCTTCAGAGAAAAGCTCTTCGACTTCAGATCTCCCTGCAGCTGATCGTACCGATCAGTGCTCCCGGAAAAATGCGATCCATCGAAAAGTCCTCGCGTTTGCTGCGCATGGCGGCGCAAAACTCTTGGCGTTCGTCATCGATGATACTCCGAACGGTTGGTTGACGCTGTCATCGACAGGCCACACCGCCAGAAATTCAGACCGCGCCGTCAACTCTCATTGAAGGCTTGGTCGGACAGACGCCGGGCATGGTCACGCACATCCACCGGCCAGGTGTCTGTCAACTGCGCGAACCGGGCCTGGTCGTCGGCGAACAGCGCGCGGATGGCATCCTCATAGTGCGGCCGATTGCCGGCCATCACCGACGCGAAGCGATAGGCCGCCTCGCGTGCACTGCGCTTGCGATCCCTCGCGCCGTGGACCTTGCGCGCGTCCTCGACCAGCTTGCGGATTGCGACCGAAGCGCCGCCGGGCTGCATCGCCAGCCAGTCCCAGTGCCGCGGCAGCAGCGTGATTTCGCGGGCGACCACGCCGAGCTTGGGACGGCCGGGCCCGCGCCGCGGCGCTTCGCTTGGCTCTTCCGCGTCGGCGGGCGCCGCTGAGGACGTCGACGGTAACCGGCTGAGCACGTCCTCGACTTTGCCGCGCAGGTCGATTTCGATGGGCTGGCTGGTCTGCGCGTTGAACACCAGAATGGCGCCATCCGCGGTGTCGGCGGCCTGTTTGACCAGCCGGGCGACCGTACGCAGGTCGCCCTCGGCAATTCGCTGGTCGCCCTGGAAAGCGATGTACATGGGTTGGCTCATTGGAAAACTCGATCCTGATCTCTGCTAATAATACCCGGATAAATTATGATGTCAATATGATCCGGGTAAAATTACCGGAGTGCCTGCTCGTCATTTCGTTTGCCGCCGGGAGCCTGCTACCACTCAGCCAACGATTTCAGTCGTCAACGCCGGGGGGCCTCCATGCTGACAGTGCATCACCTCAACAACTCACGTTCGCAGCGCGTGCTGTGGCTCCTGGAAGAGCTCGGCGTGCCCTACGAGATCGTGCGTTACCAGCGCCAGCCCAACATGCTGGCGCCGAAGGAATTGCGGGCCATCCATCCGCTCGGCAAATCGCCCGTCATCACCGACAACGGCAACACCATCGCGGAGTCCGGCGCGATCCTCACCTACATCGTTGAAGCCTACGGCAACGGGCGATTGATCCCGCCGCCGAACACGCCGGAACGTCTGCGCTACACCTACTGGCTGCACTATGCCGAGGGCTCGGCAATGTTCCCGCTGCTGCTGAAGCTGATCTTCAACCTGATGCCGAAACGCGCGCCGGCGCTGATGCGTCCATTCACCAAAATGATCTCAAGCGGCGCGATGACCAGCATGATCGATCCGCAGCTCAAGCAGCACATGGCGTTCTGGGAAGGCGAACTCGCCAAGTCCGAATGGTTCGCGGGCCCCGAATTCACCGCCGCCGACATCCAGATGAGTTTCCCGCTGGAAGCGGCATCTTCGCGCGCGGGCCTCGAGAGCGGGCATCCCAAGGCGCTGGCGTTCCTTGCGCGCATTCATGCACGGCCGGCGTATCAGCGGGCGCTGGAAAAGGGCGGGCCGTATCAGGTGGGGAAGTAGTCGCTCCACACTCCGCGTCATCCGCGGGCTTGACCCGCGGATCCAGCTTCCTTCACAAAATTAGCTGCGAATGTTGACCTAAAGCTGGATTGCCGGGTTGAGCCCGGCAATGACGGAGTGGGGAGGGTGCGTCGGCGCAAACCCTGTTGGACAAAGTGCGTAACTAAATCCTCGCCCTACTTCCCCGCCGCCGTCGCACCGCGGGTGCGTGGGTCGGGCGCGCCGAGCCATCCGTCTGGTGTTGCCGCAATCGTATTCGCCGAGGTCTGGCCAAGCCCTCCGGTGATCGCATGTCCCTTCGCTTTCAGCCCGGCGAGCACGTCGTCGGGGAAGCCCTGTTCCACGCGCACCTCCTCCGGCAACCACTGCTGATGCAGCCGCGGCAGCGCTACGGCCTGCGCCGCATTGATCTTGTAGTCGATCACATCGACCACGACCTGCAGCACCGCGGAGATGATGCGGCTGCCGCCGGGCGAGCCCGTTACCAGCACCGGCTTGCCGTCCTTCAGCACGATGGTCGGTGACATCGACGACAGCGGCCGCTTGCCAGGGCCCGGCAGATTGGCCTCGAAGCCAACCAGGCCATACGCATTCGAGGCGCCCGGCGCCGCGGTGAAATCGTCGAGCTCATTGTTGAGCAGCACACCGGTGCCGTCCGCGACCAGGCCGACGCCATAGGGAAAGTTCAGGGTGTAAGTGTTGCTGACCGCATTGCCGTCCTTGTCGACGATGGAGAAATGCGTGGTGTTGGTGCCTTCGCGCGGCGCGGCCTGCAGGGTCGCGATTTCCTTGGCGCTCGTCGCCTTGTCCGGATTGATCGAGGCGCGCAGCCTGGCGGCGTAGTCGCGCGACAGCAGTCGTTTCAGCGGGGCGTCCGCAAATGCCGGATCGCCGAGATAACGGGCGCGATCGGCATAGGCGCGTTTCATCGCCTCAATCAGCAGATGCAGCGAGTCCACCGACCCCTGCTTCAGTTCGCCGAGCTTGAAGCCCTCGAGAATGTTCAGCGTTTCCAGCAGCACGATGCCGCCGGATGACGGCAGCGGCATCGAGATGATGTCATACCCGCGATAGCTGCCGCGTACCGGTTTGCGCACGATCGGCTGATAGTTTTTCAGGTCGTCCAGGCTCATGATGCCGTTGGCTTTGTCGATGGCCGCAATCAGCTTGTTCGCCACCGTGCCCTGGTAGAAACCCGCCGGGCCCTGTTCGGCGATGGCTTCCAGCGTGGTGGCGAGATCGGCCTGCACCAGCCGGTCGCCGTCGCGCAGCACCGTGCCGTCGGGACGTGCGAACAGTTTCGCACTCGACGGCCAGCGCGCGAACCGCTTCATGCCGTCGGGCAGCGTATCGGCAAGATCGTCTGTGACGACAAAACCGTCACGCGCCAGCGTGATCGCGG is drawn from Bradyrhizobium prioriisuperbiae and contains these coding sequences:
- a CDS encoding glutathione S-transferase, whose protein sequence is MLTVHHLNNSRSQRVLWLLEELGVPYEIVRYQRQPNMLAPKELRAIHPLGKSPVITDNGNTIAESGAILTYIVEAYGNGRLIPPPNTPERLRYTYWLHYAEGSAMFPLLLKLIFNLMPKRAPALMRPFTKMISSGAMTSMIDPQLKQHMAFWEGELAKSEWFAGPEFTAADIQMSFPLEAASSRAGLESGHPKALAFLARIHARPAYQRALEKGGPYQVGK
- a CDS encoding 2-hydroxychromene-2-carboxylate isomerase: MAAANPQFLFDFGSPNAYLSHLVIPQIEQRTGVKFEYVPILLGGVFKMTNNRSPMEAFAGVKNKLEFHAVETRRFLTHYGLKPYTMNPFFPVNTLLLMRGAVAAQFDGVLDRYVEAAYHHMWNEPKKMDDLEVAVKAMTESGLDAARLFTRTKDDDVKNRLMENSQTAVARGAFGSPTFFVGDEMFFGKEQLRDVEELLGAGKGR
- a CDS encoding LysE family translocator: MIDRTTLLTYLIVLAGFVVIPGPAVLLTLARASGAGVRTGLATCLGIAIGDLIHTAAVVIGLSAVVMTSALLFTIIKYAGAAYLVYLGIRAMLERSSAAALIASAVIEARVALRQAILIEVLNPKSAMFFLAFLPQFVHPENGAVSLQLVVLGVLFVLMGLMSTTMVAVCAGRLSGLLRRHPAVMRWQGKAIGTIYCALGLRLALQER
- a CDS encoding MATE family efflux transporter, producing the protein MTAYPVPLWRTYLAFLLPMMLSNILQALFGTLNNVYLGQMIGVNALAAVSVFFPILFFLISFIIGLGAGSSILIGQAWGAGLRDKVKTVAGTAFSVALIGGVLIAIFGALFTPQLMTLLATPPDILAEATAYARIMMVTMPVTFAFILATSLTRGVGDTVTPLIALGVSTIIGLVVTPALILGWFGLPRLGVSSAAVASVVASLGTLIWYGFYLRAKNHPLAPDAAFLQGMRIETSLLPTILRLGIPTAVQIASMALAEIVLLGLVNGYGSDATAAYGAINQVISYVQFPAISIAITASIFAAQAIGRGELDRIDTITRTGIVLNLILTGGLAVLGYALSRIIMGFFITSPPVIDLAQRSLHLVLWSSVVFGMAGVFSAVMRASGTVLVPTGLSIFAIAAIEVPSAQILSRIIGLDGVWIAYPITFCAMLVLQASFYLLIWRKRPIQRLV
- the ggt gene encoding gamma-glutamyltransferase, with the protein product MNHPNKLRALAHGATVALFLLCGPHTPARAQDARTSLYNPSYSSTITPVTAKDGLVVAQEKIAAGIGADILARGGNAVDAAVATGFAMAVTYPRAGNLGGGGFMVIHLSDHQQAFAIDYRETGPAAITRDVFLGADGRPDIAKSRDSALGIGVPGTVAGLALALERYGSGRFALKDLLAPAITLARDGFVVTDDLADTLPDGMKRFARWPSSAKLFARPDGTVLRDGDRLVQADLATTLEAIAEQGPAGFYQGTVANKLIAAIDKANGIMSLDDLKNYQPIVRKPVRGSYRGYDIISMPLPSSGGIVLLETLNILEGFKLGELKQGSVDSLHLLIEAMKRAYADRARYLGDPAFADAPLKRLLSRDYAARLRASINPDKATSAKEIATLQAAPREGTNTTHFSIVDKDGNAVSNTYTLNFPYGVGLVADGTGVLLNNELDDFTAAPGASNAYGLVGFEANLPGPGKRPLSSMSPTIVLKDGKPVLVTGSPGGSRIISAVLQVVVDVIDYKINAAQAVALPRLHQQWLPEEVRVEQGFPDDVLAGLKAKGHAITGGLGQTSANTIAATPDGWLGAPDPRTRGATAAGK
- a CDS encoding DUF2239 family protein; the protein is MSQPMYIAFQGDQRIAEGDLRTVARLVKQAADTADGAILVFNAQTSQPIEIDLRGKVEDVLSRLPSTSSAAPADAEEPSEAPRRGPGRPKLGVVAREITLLPRHWDWLAMQPGGASVAIRKLVEDARKVHGARDRKRSAREAAYRFASVMAGNRPHYEDAIRALFADDQARFAQLTDTWPVDVRDHARRLSDQAFNES
- a CDS encoding AbrB family transcriptional regulator codes for the protein MLVLSALLAVGLEYAGLPAALLIGPLLAAVVVAVTAGPVEIPAPSFLFAQGIIGLMMAHSVPVSIAGEMARDWPLFVAGVLSVMVVAAALGWMLARWHVLPGTTAIWGSSPGAATAMMIMAEAHGADIRLVAFMQYLRVVCVALVASVVARFWVGSTGDARPQIDWFPAVAWLPVLETLLVIGAGVLLARVLRLSAGALLLPLILGLVLQHLGWVTITLPPWLLAIAYALVGWSIGLRFTRPILVHVARALPRVLASTLALIAICGLLAACLVVVAGIDPLTAYLATSPGGADSVAIIAASSKVDMPFVMAMQTMRLFLVLVTGPSVARFIAGRVSARDRAQERAEER